The Flavobacterium sp. 140616W15 sequence AGTACTTACCAAAATACTATCAGAAGAAAATGATAGCTATCAAGTGGAGGATGCAGAAGATGGTATTTCGGGACTTGAAAAGATAAAAAATAACGATTACGATTTGGTTTTGTGTGATATCAAAATGCCAAAAATGGATGGTGTTGAGGTATTGGAAGAAGTGAAGAAAATCAAACCTGAGATTCCAATGGTTATGATTTCTGGCCATGGTGATATGGAAACAGCAATTCATACCATGCGCTTAGGAGCATTTGATTATATTTCAAAACCGCCAGATTTAAATCGTTTGTTAAATACAGTTCGTAATGCTTTGGACAGAAAAAAGCTTGTTGTTGAAAATAAGATTTTAAAGAAAAAAGTAAGTAGAAATTATGAAATGATCGGTGATAGTGAAGCTATTAGTCATATTAAAATTATGATTGATAAAGTAGCCGAAACCGAAGCAAGAGTTTTAATTACAGGGCCTAATGGAACCGGAAAAGAATTGGTTGCACATCAACTGCATGAAAAAAGCGGACGTTCTAATTATCCTTTAATTGAAGTAAACTGTGCAGCGATTCCTAGCGAATTAATCGAAAGTGAATTGTTCGGACATGTAAAAGGTGCTTTTACATCGGCTGTAAAAGACAGAGCAGGTAAGTTTGAAGCAGCTGACAAAGGGACTATCTTTCTAGATGAAATTGGGGATATGAGTCTTTCGGCCCAAGCCAAAGTTTTGCGTGCTCTACAAGAAAGCATGATTACAAGAGTAGGAGCTGAAAAAGATATAAAAGTAGATGTTCGTGTGGTTGCCGCAACGAATAAAGATTTAAAAATCGAAATTGCAGAAGGACGTTTTCGAGAAGATTTATATCATCGTTTGGCTGTGATTTTGATAAAAGTTCCACCTTTGAACGATAGAAGAGAAGATATTCCTGCTTTGATTACTCATTTTGTTGAAAAAATAGCATCAGAGCAAGGAAATGCTGTTAAGTTATTTTCGCCTCAAGCAATACAATTATTGCAAGAATATGATTGGACAGGAAACATAAGAGAGTTAAGAAACGTTGTGGAACGCCTTATCATATTAGGTGGAAGTGAAATTTCTGAAACAGATGTAAAAATGTTCGCAAGCAAATAAAAATTAATTTAATGATTTAATGATTTAAAAATTTAAAGATTGAACTAACGTAGAATCTTTAAATTTTTAAATTTTTAAATTTTTCAATCTTTGAAGATGAAACTAAAAAAATAAACGAAAAGTTACAGGAAGCATTAATTGAAAACGGTTTAACTGAAGCTAATGCATTGCAGCAGGAAACTTTTTCTACACTAAAGAGTGGGGTGGATTGTATTGTTGTGGCTCCAAAAGGAAGTGGGAAATCAACAACGATTGTATTGAATGTTATTCAGCAATTGGCAGGTAAAACTGAAGAATCACCACGTGCTTTGATTATTGTAGAAGACAAAGCAAAGGTGCTAGAAATGGAAGAACTTTTTGAGAAATACGGTAAGTATAATAATCTTGAGGTTTACGGAGTACATGACAAAGGAGATATGGATTATGATAAAAACTATATATCGACTGGGATTGACGTTTTAATCGGTACGCCAAATAAACTAAGCGATATGTTTACTACTGCAGGATACAATGTAAATCGTTTGAAAATGTTTATTTTAGATGATGCTAATCCAATCTTAAAATTACGTCATGAAACTAAAATCATGCGTATTTCTAATAGTATTGCTAAAACGCAACGAATTGTTTTTGCAGAACAACTGACAGAAAGCATCGAAATTTTGACTGATAAAATGTTACTGGAGCCTTATTTATTCGAAATAGATGAGGAAGAAGACAACGAGGATGAAGAAGAGGATATTGAAGAATAGATTTTAATTAAGATATTAATAAATAAAATAGAAATGATATGGGATTAATGAAAGTATTTTCGGGGAGTGAAATTTTAGCACAAGCGTTACAGCAAAAATTGGAAGAGGCGCAAGTAGATACAGTAATTAAAAATAATATCCAATCGGCTCGTTTAGGTGGTTTTGGAAATACAGATTTAGCTGTTGAAGTATTTATTCAAGAGACTGATTTTGCAAAAGCAAATCCTGTTATCGAAGACTTTAGAATGAGTCTTTAAGGACAAGTAATTAAGCTTACAGTTTTCAGTCGCAG is a genomic window containing:
- a CDS encoding sigma-54 dependent transcriptional regulator; this translates as MSKILIIEDEAAIRRVLTKILSEENDSYQVEDAEDGISGLEKIKNNDYDLVLCDIKMPKMDGVEVLEEVKKIKPEIPMVMISGHGDMETAIHTMRLGAFDYISKPPDLNRLLNTVRNALDRKKLVVENKILKKKVSRNYEMIGDSEAISHIKIMIDKVAETEARVLITGPNGTGKELVAHQLHEKSGRSNYPLIEVNCAAIPSELIESELFGHVKGAFTSAVKDRAGKFEAADKGTIFLDEIGDMSLSAQAKVLRALQESMITRVGAEKDIKVDVRVVAATNKDLKIEIAEGRFREDLYHRLAVILIKVPPLNDRREDIPALITHFVEKIASEQGNAVKLFSPQAIQLLQEYDWTGNIRELRNVVERLIILGGSEISETDVKMFASK
- a CDS encoding DEAD/DEAH box helicase, with protein sequence MFEDETKKINEKLQEALIENGLTEANALQQETFSTLKSGVDCIVVAPKGSGKSTTIVLNVIQQLAGKTEESPRALIIVEDKAKVLEMEELFEKYGKYNNLEVYGVHDKGDMDYDKNYISTGIDVLIGTPNKLSDMFTTAGYNVNRLKMFILDDANPILKLRHETKIMRISNSIAKTQRIVFAEQLTESIEILTDKMLLEPYLFEIDEEEDNEDEEEDIEE
- a CDS encoding putative signal transducing protein gives rise to the protein MGLMKVFSGSEILAQALQQKLEEAQVDTVIKNNIQSARLGGFGNTDLAVEVFIQETDFAKANPVIEDFRMSL